The Coregonus clupeaformis isolate EN_2021a chromosome 8, ASM2061545v1, whole genome shotgun sequence genome has a segment encoding these proteins:
- the LOC121573004 gene encoding protein LRATD2: protein MGNQVDKMKLSHQSYAEVPTVDPNGLDTEEGPRIGVSYIFSTDDEEQEGDNSNVDGADREPHAGTEQKHYDKSNEVECAVYHREECIYEKSVKTADMETYSPEILLNKCKAGDLVEFVTTGQCPHWAVYVGDFQVVHLHRAEIKNSFLTDASQGRRCRIVNELYKFKALSADMVVQNAMEQVGAKDRELSWRNAECFAAWCRFGKREFKMGGEIKIGKQPYRLKILMSDKQSHMLEFQSLEDLIMEKRRNNQLGRTSVVQELANHLNSVWEIKSDPLSDPITAQTAQ from the coding sequence ATGGGCAACCAGGTGGATAAAATGAAACTGTCACATCAAAGTTACGCAGAAGTTCCCACAGTGGACCCCAACGGGCTGGACACTGAGGAGGGTCCTCGGATCGGAGTGTCTTATATTTTCTCAACCGATGACGAGGAACAGGAGGGTGATAACAGTAACGTAGATGGAGCGGATAGGGAGCCCCACGCTGGTACGGAACAGAAACACTACGACAAGAGCAACGAGGTGGAGTGCGCGGTTTACCACCGGGAGGAATGTATTTACGAGAAGAGCGTCAAGACCGCGGACATGGAAACCTACTCCCCCGAGATCCTTCTAAACAAATGCAAGGCAGGTGACCTGGTGGAGTTCGTAACAACGGGGCAGTGCCCCCACTGGGCGGTGTATGTCGGGGACTTCCAGGTGGTGCACCTGCACAGAGCAGAGATAAAGAATAGCTTCCTGACAGACGCCAGCCAGGGAAGGAGATGTAGGATagtcaacgagctgtataaattCAAAGCCCTCAGCGCCGATATGGTGGTTCAGAACGCCATGGAACAGGTTGGCGCTAAAGACAGAGAGTTGAGCTGGAGAAATGCAGAGTGCTTTGCCGCTTGGTGCAGGTTTGGCAAACGGGAGTTCAAAATGGGTGGGGAGATCAAGATAGGAAAACAGCCATACAGGTTAAAGATCCTGATGTCAGATAAACAATCTCACATGCTGGAGTTTCAGAGTTTGGAGGACTTGATCATGGAGAAGAGGAGAAACAACCAGCTGGGAAGGACATCGGTGGTCCAGGAGCTGGCCAATCATTTGAACAGTGTCTGGGAGATCAAAAGTGATCCACTCAGTGATCCAATAACAGCACAGACTGCACAGTGA